The Pasteurella multocida genome contains a region encoding:
- a CDS encoding BCCT family transporter, which produces MTFFKQLQQRSTLKAPIFFPSLFFIIFVTLYCSFFPQHAQGTLNVVKQQIFSHFSWFYVLAVSIFIVFLVLLCTSRLGDIRLGSDNEEPEYPFLSWIAMLFAAGMGIGLMYFGVAEPMLHYANPLHQGMTAAEKTKEAMLMTFYHWGIHAWAIYAVIGLALAYFGFRYKLPLTIRSGFYPLLKQRISGFWGHVIDVCALCSTIFGITTTLGYGAMQLDAGLNSLGWIDSRSFSTLSLLIILVMCFATISAITGVAKGVRRLSEINLFFALILMLFVIVLGPTLLLLTSFTENLGYYLSNLVSLSFRTFAYEPENQGWFSGWTVLYWAWWVSWAPFVGLFIAKISKGRTIREFILGVLFIPSLFNALWMTTFGNSAIWLDGETAGNLTALAGNTEALLFGFFDLLPFGNIASFIAIVIIALFFITSADSGIYVINSIASQGEENSVKWQSVFWAILLAVLAIALLRSDGLSALQTMTLVIALPFTMIMLLLCFGLWKGLMVDNQYFSKTFSQGSSNWTGKHWKLRLEKILSQSKRADVRNFIDEIAQPAFYELVAEFEKHGLTAQVDMIAGKKPKIEFVVMKENLRNFLYGIECQFRELSTLVVEDEAMPNIDSKRSYEPITYFIDGREGYDVQYMTKDELIADVLKQYERYMNLAMDKTNALMTYDVA; this is translated from the coding sequence TTGACATTTTTTAAGCAGTTACAACAACGTAGTACATTAAAAGCACCGATTTTCTTTCCCAGTCTTTTCTTCATCATTTTTGTCACTTTATATTGTTCTTTTTTTCCACAACATGCTCAAGGGACCTTAAACGTCGTTAAGCAACAAATCTTTAGCCATTTCAGTTGGTTTTATGTGCTTGCGGTATCCATTTTTATTGTTTTCTTAGTGTTGCTTTGTACCAGTCGATTAGGCGATATTCGTTTAGGTTCGGATAATGAAGAACCAGAGTATCCATTCCTCTCTTGGATAGCGATGTTATTCGCGGCAGGAATGGGTATTGGTTTGATGTATTTTGGTGTGGCTGAGCCGATGTTGCATTATGCCAATCCATTACATCAGGGCATGACTGCAGCGGAAAAAACCAAAGAAGCCATGTTAATGACTTTTTATCACTGGGGGATTCATGCTTGGGCAATTTATGCGGTGATTGGTCTCGCACTGGCGTATTTCGGTTTTCGGTATAAGTTACCGCTCACCATCCGTTCAGGCTTTTATCCGTTATTAAAACAGCGTATTTCAGGTTTTTGGGGACATGTGATCGATGTCTGTGCCTTATGTAGTACGATTTTCGGTATCACGACGACCTTAGGTTATGGCGCCATGCAGTTAGATGCGGGATTAAATAGTTTGGGTTGGATTGACTCTCGGAGTTTTTCCACACTTTCTCTGTTGATCATTTTGGTGATGTGTTTTGCAACGATTTCTGCCATTACGGGGGTTGCAAAGGGGGTGCGCCGTTTAAGTGAAATTAATTTATTTTTTGCGCTGATTCTAATGCTGTTTGTGATCGTGCTTGGACCGACATTGTTATTGTTAACCAGCTTCACGGAAAATCTAGGTTATTATCTGAGTAATTTAGTGTCGTTAAGTTTCCGCACCTTTGCTTATGAGCCTGAAAATCAAGGTTGGTTTAGCGGTTGGACGGTGTTGTATTGGGCGTGGTGGGTGTCTTGGGCCCCGTTTGTCGGTCTTTTTATTGCCAAAATTTCTAAAGGGCGCACGATTCGCGAATTTATTTTAGGGGTGTTATTTATTCCTTCACTCTTTAATGCACTGTGGATGACCACTTTCGGCAATTCTGCGATTTGGCTAGATGGGGAAACTGCAGGAAATTTGACCGCACTTGCGGGCAACACGGAAGCGTTATTATTTGGTTTTTTTGATTTATTACCTTTTGGCAATATTGCTTCCTTTATTGCCATTGTGATTATCGCTTTATTCTTTATTACCTCGGCGGATTCTGGCATTTATGTGATTAACAGCATTGCTTCGCAAGGGGAAGAAAACAGTGTTAAATGGCAAAGTGTGTTTTGGGCAATATTATTGGCGGTACTGGCGATTGCCTTATTACGTTCAGACGGCTTGTCTGCCTTACAAACCATGACACTGGTCATCGCCTTACCTTTCACCATGATTATGTTGTTACTGTGTTTTGGTCTATGGAAAGGGTTGATGGTGGATAACCAATATTTCAGCAAAACTTTTTCACAGGGTAGCAGTAATTGGACGGGGAAACACTGGAAATTGCGCTTAGAAAAAATTCTTTCGCAATCGAAACGTGCCGACGTGCGTAATTTTATTGATGAAATTGCTCAGCCCGCTTTTTATGAATTAGTGGCGGAGTTTGAAAAACATGGTTTAACCGCACAAGTTGACATGATTGCAGGGAAAAAACCAAAAATTGAATTTGTGGTGATGAAAGAAAATTTACGTAATTTCTTATATGGTATTGAATGTCAATTCCGTGAATTATCCACCTTAGTGGTGGAAGATGAAGCGATGCCAAATATTGATTCTAAACGTTCTTATGAGCCGATTACCTACTTTATTGATGGGCGAGAAGGTTATGATGTGCAATATATGACTAAAGATGAATTAATTGCTGATGTATTAAAACAATATGAGCGTTATATGAATTTAGCGATGGATAAAACCAATGCTTTGATGACCTACGATGTAGCATAA
- a CDS encoding periplasmic nitrate reductase, NapE protein, whose translation MLRQQTHSTLKDVIKTFFFAGILLPILMMGSVGAYGLIVWLLQMFVIGLPGA comes from the coding sequence ATGCTAAGACAACAAACACACTCAACCTTGAAAGATGTGATTAAAACGTTTTTCTTTGCCGGCATACTGTTGCCGATTTTAATGATGGGGAGCGTGGGAGCTTATGGCTTGATCGTTTGGTTATTACAAATGTTCGTCATTGGCTTACCAGGCGCGTAA
- the torA gene encoding trimethylamine-N-oxide reductase TorA: MKQSRRQFLKNMSAMAATFAMPNFLIAQNAFAQSAENVSEWKITGSHWGAIRAKVQNGKVVDVKPFEYDQYPTEMIKGIKDLIYSEARIRYPMVRLDWLKKRHNSNTAQRGDNRFVRVTWDEALDLFYEELERIQQNYGPWALHTGNVGWRSTGQFHSCGNHMIRAVGMHGNSVSTSGDYSTGAGQVILPYVLGSTEVYSQGTSWEIILKESENIIFWASDPVKNLQVGWNCETHEAYKYLEQLKAKVAAKDVNVICVDPVKSKTQNYLGCDFQYINPQTDVAFMLALAHTLYVENLYDKKFIEMYTVGFEKFLPYLLGESEDKVVKDAEWAAKICAIQAEDIRQFARMLAGKRTQLIFGWAIQRQQHGEQPYWMGAVLAAMLGQIGLAGGGISYAHHYSSIGIPSSGAAMPGAFPLNLDEGQKPKYDNKNYNGYSAVIPCARITDSLLQPGETIHHNGQKITYAPYKMAIFTGCNHWHRHSERNKMKQAFQRLETIVSINYSWTATCRFSDIVLPACTPFERNDIDAYGSYSNRGVIAMQKLVDPLYDSRSDFEIFKDLCRRFGKEKEYCRNMDEMEWVKHLYEACRQENQGKFDMPPFAEFWQKGYVLFPEGEPWVRHADFREDPELHALGTPSGFIEIFSNKIASYGYADCKGHPMWFEKAERSHGGPKSDKYPFWLQSAHPDKRLHSQLCESKALRETYAIQDREPLFINPEDAKRLGIVHGDLVRVYNDRGQAIVGAHVSDNFPQGVLRLQEGAWYSPLDEKVGSIDTYGDPNTMSLDIGSSSLAQAVSANTCLVNIEKFVGQAPAVTGFHGPHEVAL; this comes from the coding sequence ATGAAACAATCACGTCGTCAATTTTTGAAAAATATGTCTGCCATGGCGGCGACATTTGCGATGCCTAATTTCCTGATTGCTCAAAACGCGTTTGCACAGTCTGCAGAAAACGTCAGTGAATGGAAAATCACAGGTTCACACTGGGGGGCGATTCGTGCCAAAGTGCAAAATGGCAAAGTAGTTGATGTTAAACCCTTTGAATATGATCAATACCCAACGGAAATGATCAAGGGGATCAAAGACTTAATTTATAGCGAAGCACGTATTCGTTACCCAATGGTGCGTTTGGATTGGTTAAAAAAACGTCATAACAGCAATACGGCACAACGGGGTGATAACCGCTTTGTGCGTGTGACTTGGGATGAAGCATTAGATTTATTTTATGAAGAATTAGAACGTATCCAGCAAAATTACGGTCCATGGGCATTACACACCGGTAACGTAGGGTGGCGATCTACCGGGCAATTCCATAGTTGCGGTAACCATATGATCCGTGCTGTGGGGATGCACGGCAACAGTGTCAGTACCAGTGGGGATTATTCCACTGGGGCAGGGCAGGTGATTTTGCCTTATGTCTTAGGATCAACAGAGGTGTATTCACAAGGTACTTCTTGGGAAATTATTTTAAAAGAAAGTGAAAATATTATCTTCTGGGCAAGTGATCCAGTGAAAAACTTACAAGTGGGTTGGAACTGTGAAACTCACGAAGCCTATAAATATTTAGAACAATTAAAAGCAAAAGTAGCAGCAAAAGACGTGAATGTGATTTGCGTTGATCCCGTGAAAAGCAAAACCCAAAATTATTTAGGTTGCGACTTCCAATACATCAACCCGCAAACAGATGTTGCCTTTATGTTGGCGCTTGCCCACACCCTTTATGTCGAGAATTTGTACGATAAAAAATTCATCGAGATGTACACCGTAGGTTTTGAAAAATTCTTGCCATATTTACTGGGTGAAAGTGAAGATAAAGTGGTTAAAGATGCTGAGTGGGCAGCAAAAATTTGCGCTATTCAAGCAGAAGACATTCGTCAATTTGCCAGAATGCTAGCGGGTAAACGTACCCAGTTGATTTTTGGTTGGGCAATCCAGCGTCAACAACATGGCGAACAACCGTATTGGATGGGGGCCGTGCTGGCCGCCATGCTCGGGCAAATTGGTTTAGCGGGTGGTGGCATTAGCTATGCGCATCATTATAGCTCGATTGGTATTCCAAGCTCGGGTGCCGCCATGCCAGGCGCCTTCCCATTAAACTTAGATGAAGGGCAAAAACCGAAATACGATAACAAAAATTACAACGGCTACAGTGCCGTAATCCCTTGTGCTAGAATAACGGATTCGCTATTGCAACCAGGCGAGACCATTCACCACAATGGTCAAAAAATCACTTACGCCCCATATAAAATGGCGATCTTTACAGGTTGTAACCACTGGCACCGCCATTCTGAACGTAACAAGATGAAACAGGCTTTCCAACGGTTAGAAACCATTGTGTCGATCAACTACAGCTGGACAGCCACTTGTCGCTTCTCGGATATTGTCTTACCCGCCTGTACCCCATTTGAGCGCAACGATATTGATGCTTATGGTTCGTACAGTAACCGTGGCGTGATCGCCATGCAAAAACTGGTAGATCCGTTGTATGACTCGCGTTCTGACTTTGAGATTTTCAAAGATCTTTGCCGTCGTTTTGGTAAAGAAAAAGAATATTGTCGCAATATGGACGAAATGGAATGGGTCAAGCACCTGTATGAAGCCTGTCGGCAAGAAAACCAAGGCAAGTTTGACATGCCACCATTTGCTGAATTTTGGCAAAAGGGTTATGTATTATTCCCTGAAGGGGAGCCTTGGGTACGTCATGCAGATTTCCGTGAGGATCCTGAATTACATGCGTTGGGCACACCGTCCGGCTTTATTGAAATTTTCAGTAACAAAATCGCCAGTTATGGCTATGCAGATTGTAAAGGTCATCCAATGTGGTTTGAAAAAGCTGAGCGTTCGCACGGTGGACCAAAATCAGACAAATATCCGTTCTGGTTACAATCGGCACATCCTGATAAGCGCTTGCATTCCCAGTTATGCGAATCGAAAGCATTGCGTGAGACCTATGCCATTCAAGATCGTGAGCCTTTGTTTATCAATCCAGAAGATGCCAAACGTTTAGGCATTGTTCATGGTGATTTAGTGCGGGTGTATAACGATCGGGGACAAGCGATTGTTGGTGCGCATGTGTCAGATAATTTCCCACAAGGTGTACTACGTTTACAAGAAGGTGCATGGTATTCACCTTTAGACGAAAAAGTCGGTTCTATTGATACCTATGGTGATCCGAATACCATGAGCTTAGATATTGGCAGTTCAAGTTTGGCGCAAGCGGTATCTGCCAATACTTGTTTGGTCAATATTGAGAAATTTGTGGGACAAGCACCTGCGGTAACGGGTTTCCATGGTCCACATGAGGTCGCCCTATGA
- the torC gene encoding pentaheme c-type cytochrome TorC, whose product MKFFMLIKRFFTKPSAKIGLGILVSIGFIAGAISWQKFNDLMDHTSTEEFCIGCHSMQQPLEELKQTAHWSNRSGVTATCSSCHLPHDKTAKYARKVQAVREVFAEFTGKYEEEGAFEKHRQEMAEREWARFAANGSKECKACHSYERMNFDKMSEAARKAMIPAAAKDQSCMDCHKGVAHHLPKTQVSEGSTSKFDQFVAKAPQADKTYYSKANIALFKDEAMQAQIGQLETAVPVRFVKAGQGADLVEMTMWRKDKGFGRIWYHQFGKNITDAVLSKEFMQNAPHFTVLAKQEDPLTGLTWQQVSMQVWIAKSQLIEDVKPVWAAAESMYKTQCSTCHRQPEVAHFDSNTWIGLFNGMVGFTNMDKQTSKEVLRYLQLHSSDFEAHSDSK is encoded by the coding sequence ATGAAATTTTTTATGTTAATTAAGCGATTTTTTACCAAGCCTTCTGCCAAAATAGGTTTGGGTATTTTAGTGAGTATTGGCTTTATTGCAGGTGCGATTAGCTGGCAAAAATTTAATGATTTAATGGATCACACCAGTACCGAAGAATTTTGTATTGGTTGTCATTCTATGCAGCAACCATTAGAAGAATTAAAGCAAACGGCACATTGGTCAAATCGTTCTGGTGTCACTGCCACTTGCTCAAGCTGCCACTTGCCGCATGATAAAACAGCCAAATATGCCCGCAAAGTCCAAGCGGTGCGTGAGGTATTTGCGGAATTCACCGGCAAATATGAGGAAGAAGGCGCCTTTGAAAAGCACCGCCAAGAAATGGCAGAACGAGAATGGGCTCGTTTTGCAGCGAATGGTTCGAAAGAATGTAAAGCCTGTCATAGCTATGAGCGCATGAACTTCGACAAAATGTCTGAGGCAGCGAGAAAAGCCATGATTCCTGCCGCAGCGAAAGATCAAAGCTGTATGGATTGCCATAAAGGCGTAGCACACCATTTACCAAAAACACAAGTGAGCGAAGGCAGTACTTCGAAATTTGATCAATTTGTGGCGAAAGCACCACAGGCGGATAAAACGTATTACAGTAAAGCCAATATCGCGCTGTTTAAAGATGAAGCTATGCAAGCGCAAATTGGTCAACTGGAAACGGCGGTACCAGTACGTTTTGTTAAAGCAGGTCAAGGCGCGGATTTAGTGGAAATGACCATGTGGCGTAAAGACAAAGGTTTTGGTCGAATTTGGTATCACCAATTTGGCAAAAATATTACAGATGCCGTATTAAGCAAAGAATTTATGCAAAATGCACCGCACTTTACAGTGTTAGCGAAACAAGAAGATCCTTTAACAGGTTTAACGTGGCAACAAGTCAGCATGCAAGTGTGGATTGCTAAATCACAGTTAATTGAGGACGTGAAGCCAGTATGGGCAGCGGCGGAAAGCATGTACAAAACCCAATGTAGTACCTGTCATAGACAGCCAGAAGTGGCGCACTTTGACTCGAATACATGGATCGGTTTATTCAATGGTATGGTGGGTTTCACCAACATGGATAAACAAACCAGTAAAGAAGTTTTACGCTATTTACAACTGCATTCATCTGACTTTGAAGCCCATTCTGACAGCAAGTAG